A window of the Candidatus Komeilibacteria bacterium CG_4_10_14_0_2_um_filter_37_10 genome harbors these coding sequences:
- a CDS encoding ArsR family transcriptional regulator — MSINETFRALSDPTRRDILQYLQKSDLSAGELNNHFTMTFATLSHHLSSLKHAGLVSVRRDGQKQIYSLNLSVVEQIINEYFIHFKK, encoded by the coding sequence ATGAGTATCAATGAAACATTTCGGGCGCTTTCTGACCCAACTAGGCGCGATATTCTGCAATACCTACAGAAAAGTGACCTTTCGGCTGGTGAATTAAACAACCATTTTACTATGACTTTCGCCACTCTTTCACACCACCTCTCCTCCTTAAAACACGCTGGATTAGTTAGCGTTCGTCGTGATGGACAGAAACAAATTTATTCACTAAATCTTAGCGTTGTGGAACAAATCATTAATGAATACTTTATTCATTTTAAAAAATAA
- a CDS encoding preprotein translocase subunit SecE, which yields MNQLIQYLKDSRAELRKVAWPTKQETIKHTLLVIGVSLGMAVILGAADFLFTYLFEYFISK from the coding sequence ATGAATCAATTAATTCAATATTTAAAGGATAGTAGAGCAGAATTAAGAAAAGTAGCTTGGCCGACCAAGCAAGAAACAATAAAACACACTTTGTTAGTAATTGGTGTTTCTTTGGGTATGGCTGTTATTTTGGGAGCTGCTGATTTTCTATTTACCTATTTATTTGAGTATTTTATCAGTAAATAA
- a CDS encoding glycosyl transferase family 2: MLKTIVVLPAYNAAKTLTQTVQDIPHDYVQEIILVDDCSKDETIEAAAALGLTIKQHHLNRGYGGNQKTCYDTALEHGADIVVMLHPDYQYDPKLIKYFVELIGDKYFDVMLGSRIRTRREALAGGMPPYKYYFNRLLSFGENIVSGQNLSEWHTGMRAYTKEVLKSINYHQFSEDFVFDSQMLFAIIKKGYRIGEIPVPVRYFAEASSINWQRSIKYGLATLKEMFKFLIRK; encoded by the coding sequence ATGTTAAAAACTATTGTAGTTTTACCAGCTTATAATGCGGCGAAAACACTAACACAAACAGTTCAAGATATTCCTCATGATTATGTGCAGGAAATTATTTTAGTTGACGATTGTAGTAAAGACGAAACGATTGAAGCCGCAGCAGCATTGGGCTTAACTATTAAACAGCATCATTTAAACCGTGGTTATGGTGGCAACCAAAAAACTTGTTATGATACAGCCCTAGAACATGGTGCGGATATTGTAGTGATGCTGCACCCCGATTATCAATATGACCCAAAATTAATCAAATATTTTGTCGAATTAATTGGCGATAAATATTTTGATGTCATGCTGGGTTCGCGCATACGCACACGCCGCGAAGCCTTAGCTGGCGGTATGCCCCCTTATAAATATTACTTTAATAGACTGTTGTCTTTTGGTGAGAATATCGTCAGTGGTCAAAATTTATCCGAATGGCATACTGGCATGCGAGCTTATACCAAGGAGGTGCTGAAGTCGATTAATTACCATCAATTCTCCGAAGATTTTGTCTTTGATAGTCAAATGTTGTTTGCGATTATTAAAAAAGGTTATCGAATTGGAGAAATCCCCGTACCAGTACGTTACTTTGCCGAGGCTTCTAGTATTAACTGGCAACGTAGTATAAAGTATGGATTGGCTACCTTAAAAGAGATGTTTAAATTTCTAATTAGAAAATAA